A stretch of DNA from Arthrobacter globiformis:
GTCCTGCTGCCTTCGTCCACGGTGGCGGCGAGCTCTGCCAGCTGCTGGACGTAGCTCTTGGCTTCTCCGGCACCAAAGGGCATGTCATCCTCGGCGGCCCAGCGCTCGGCCACCTCATCCAGGACGTTGCCCTCACCCTCGGACTCGTAGGTGAGGAGCTCGGCCAGCGCCCGGACCATCGCCGCCGGCACGCCCAGAAGTGAATCGCTGGCCACGTCCACCATGGCCAGTTCATAGTCCGCGCCCGCGGCGTGCACCGCTGCACCGGCGAGGTCGCCGAGCTGTTCGATCTCAAAATCACTGATGCCGGCGATCCGGATGCCGTCTCCGGCAGCGGCGCCGCCTTCCAGCGCCTCTGCCCGCTTGAGGGCGTCATTGTGGGTGGCAACAAACACTTCGGTGAAACCCATGGATACGTCCTCATTCCGTCGGCGGTGGATGCCCGGCAGCGGCAGTGCCGGGGCCCTTCGAATGTCAGCCTAACCCAACCGGGTCCGCCGGGCTTAGCGCACGGCCACGCGGAGGCGGTTGCGCCACGGGTCCTCGAACCGGAGCTCGGAGCCGGTGTGGTGCGATTCGACTCCGGCGACTTTGAGGCGGTCGGCAAGGGCGCCGACGTCGTCCCCCGAGGGGACCTCGATGAGGACCTCGCCAAGGCCCAGGGTGTCCCGGCGCGGGCCTGCCCCGCGGCTGTTCCAGACGTTCATGGCCATGTGGTGATGGTAGCCGCCGGCGGACACGAAGAGGGCCTGGCCGTGCCAGCCAGCTGTCTTTTCGAATCCCAGCGTGCCGACGTAAAAGTCATGGGCGGACTGGACGTCGCCCACCTGCAGGTGGACGTGTCCCACCCCCGCGTCGGTGCCGCGCTGGCCCTCCACGGACTCCTGCGTGAGGTGGTCCTGGAGGTACTTCTGCGGCGGCAGCGCCAGGCTGTCCATGACCACGTTCTTGCCGTCCCAGGACCAGGCCTCACGCGGGCGGTCCCAGTAGAGTTCGATCCCGTTGCCTTCCGGATCGGTGAAATAAAACGCCTCGCTCACCAGGTGGTCGGCGCTGCCCACGAAGGACTGCGGCTCATACTGGGCGGCGCTGGCAATGGTGGCGGCCAGCGAGGACTGGTCTTCGAACAGGAGCGCCGTGTGGAAGAGGCCGGCCTCGCCGCGGCCGGGAATGTTCAGGCCCGGAGCGGGAGCAAGGTGCACCAGCGGCGTCGTCAGGCGGCCGAGATAGAGGCCGCCATCCTGCTCGGCGACGACGTTGAGGCCGAGGGCGCGCTGGTAGTAATCGGTCATGAGCTTCATGTCGCCCACCTTGAGCATGACGGTGCCCATGGTGAGGTCGGCAGGAAGCAAGTCCTGGCTGCTGTCTGCTGCTGTCATTGAATACTCCCGAAGTGTCCGGACCCCCGGATTTCGGCGGCCTCTACATCTCTAAATTACTTGAAGCTTCAATTTATTCCTAATGCACAATCTTTCCCCTGAGCACCACATTCGTGAGGCTGCGGATGGTCTCCGGCACGGCCCGGGGGTCCTCCCGGCAGACCACCACGTCCGCGGCCGCCCCTTCCGCCAGCCCCTCGGCCCCGAGCCAGCGGCGCGCACGCCAGCAGGCTGCGTCAAGCGCCGCCGGCGCCGGAAGCCCGGCGGCGTGAAGTTCAAGGATCTCGTCCGCGATGCGGCCGTGGCGGATCACACTGCCGGCATCTGTTCCCGCATAAATTTCGACGCCGGCCTCGTAGGCCTCCAGGACACGCTCGCGGCGGCGGGCCCACAGTGCGCGCATGTGCTGCGCATACCGCGGAAACTTCGGCTCGGCCTGGGCGGCGATGTCCGGGAAGGTAGCGATGTTGATGAGTGTCGGCACGATCGGCACCTGCTGC
This window harbors:
- a CDS encoding VOC family protein, which gives rise to MTAADSSQDLLPADLTMGTVMLKVGDMKLMTDYYQRALGLNVVAEQDGGLYLGRLTTPLVHLAPAPGLNIPGRGEAGLFHTALLFEDQSSLAATIASAAQYEPQSFVGSADHLVSEAFYFTDPEGNGIELYWDRPREAWSWDGKNVVMDSLALPPQKYLQDHLTQESVEGQRGTDAGVGHVHLQVGDVQSAHDFYVGTLGFEKTAGWHGQALFVSAGGYHHHMAMNVWNSRGAGPRRDTLGLGEVLIEVPSGDDVGALADRLKVAGVESHHTGSELRFEDPWRNRLRVAVR